GTCACTACAGCAGTGCCAGCGAGAGCGCATCAGTCCTGGAGGAGGGCATAGGTATGGACACagtcacaaacaaacaataacttGCATACACTCACATAATGTACATGTACTAATCACAAGCATCCACTCAGATCATAAACActaatcacaaaaatgtattagcactcataaacacacacacaaagccactCCTATTTACATGCAAGCACAAAACGTACATGCTCACTTTAATATGCATTCACACATCTACATTCTGTGCTGTGCAGGTGAGGTAGTGGAAGAACAGACTGCTCAGGAAGAAACAGAAGACAAACTGAAGCAATGCATCGACAATCTAATGGACAAAAGGTATCAATATGCTCAAATACATCTTTAAAACACATAGCCAGTAATGCATGTAATGTCAGTTATTGAGTTTGGAGTGGTGCGGCTGCAAATctgaattactttttaaaaacaaaataaatataagtCATGATTAACACTCTGTTTatgtgtctgtttttctgtcagcGCTAAGACCCGTCTGGCTGCGTTGGAAAGTCTACGCTTGGCGTTTTCCTCCAGAgtcttgtatgactttctgttaGATAGACGTTTCACCATCAGTGACTGTTTGGAAAGAAGCTTGAGAAAAGGTGAACATTAAGACTTATGTGTATTCAGTGTTCCCATGGTCAAGGACGGATTAACCACTGGGCCGATTGGGCCGTTGCCCAGGGACCTataaacccaaagggccctgaGCTcacttaaatcaataaataaattcaattatattatctattataaatccacataaatgtcagccttatgtgaaataccatttgctGGATGACAGCAGCACGAGCCAAGACACTCGAGTGCACGCTCGGGGAATCTGCGTCTTAGAGGTGCAGcgtgtttatttgaaggactacagagaacagcctttgatttacaaaatgctttcaaacacaaagataaggtgcagtttaccctggctgtgtacaaagctgatggtttaaattaatATAAGCGACAGCATTCGTGCAAcagtatagaggactttaaaatgGTTAAgtctgcatgcatttaatgtttaatgataaagagaaaggtACCTTAAatccctaaatatgtgcacggtagccatttgtaatatttggttaaccacgCAAGTTCATGAacggttattgtgttatttgtcaggactcgggaataaagaacctttattgccatggatgcgtcaaacacaatctcagatagcagagaataaagtgcacagtgagctatgagcctaaaaagcataataaaatcactcaaaaacaaaaataatgaacaaaaataatctgtcgctgcctgcaacatagtaggcctattcttaataaaAGGAAAATGCATAATTCTGCCCAGGTAGGTTCACTTTTCATGAGGCAGCGAACGCTACGGATTATAGGACTTCTTCGGGATGCtctgatttgaaatgatttaGCAAAGCTTGTGCAATTAAGCtgttgtctgcacaccagagcaaaaggtaAAAACACTGACTCACCGTTTATCatgcgctgaaactttgccaggtgaaaaacaatctggaatcatgtgtaacagtcacattaagtcctctttgcaacctgaacttcatcagaatgtcgatgTGTGACACCATCGCTGAAAAAGCTTGACGCAGCTCAACAAATGATGAAACCGATCATAGGTGTcacgagatgcgtttataaatataaaagttattttaaaattaatgcaGTCTAAAAAAATGCGTCGGTCCTGAGTTGTGGCGCGGTGTAACGATCAAAGATCCatccagtgtgtgtttacatagagaaacagtttaaaaacagcgcagacgcacgtgtgaacagcccgtaactctGACCTGAACCTGGCCTTAAACCTGATGGTTTGTTGGGTACCGTCGGACTCCGATCGGGTTGAAGATCTCTAAACCGAATCATggttttggtatttgaataccatgaACATCCCtaataacgcatgattttggatcggttcataattaaaaagtacatataattggccGTGTCAGACATTGCTACAAACTTTTCCGtcaatccaaccaaatctgccacGCTTCCTGTAGTGCATAAAAGTGAACGTAGTCATGTGATGCGTCATAGGGTgcctccatggtgtaccggcccatggacctctcagttcttaatccgtccttgccTATGGTCATGGAAAACAGGAAAATATCAGGAAATTTTAAGATTGTGTTTGCCTGGCCTGGAAAAgacatggaaatttctatagtgtaATGTATttttctctgctctaaaatatttaattggctagacATTGCTCTCGTGTAGAGTTAAACTTGCTTGCAAGCAATAGTGATGTCTGGTTTGTCAGTGAATAATAAGTCAGTTATTTTCAAATAATTAGGCAAAAAAGTTCACAAAGTGGTCTTAATTCATTAGCAAGttggtctgaaaaaaaaaaaaacagtatcctTATTTTAAAATCAGTTATTAATTGCAAATGCCTGGAAAAGTTATTAgtcaaaaagagtgggaaccctttttgtgtttttttttgttttgttttcttgttttgccAGAGATAAAAGTAGAAACTAAATTTTCTTCCTCTTGGCTGAataaagtaaattatttttaaataattttaatataatttatcatgGCTCTACAACATCACCAATCCAAAGTCTCTATGCGGAAGCCAatgaaccttccttggaaatcagaTGCCTAAAGTTGGCCTTACAATATGCaaccaaacttaaaacaaataaagaaaacccagcctattcagcagtttttccacttcagcattcaacaacatatgaaaaaaaacaagtttaattTGTCCATTTGGCCTATGTataaaaacccatctggagaatctgaaagtggatctaaacagtgtggaacagacacatttctgcaaaattcctccatgggatctcaaaaagccTAAAATCAATCTGGATTTAACAAGGAACCAAAAATACAAAACGCATCCGAATGATTTCCATCAACAATTTCTGGACATAAGAGCAGTATACCCACAACATGTcccaatatacacagatggatctaaatctgAAAATAAAGTGGCAGCAGCTTTTGCAACAAACCAACTGTGTCAAGGTATCTGTATctctgaccaaagttcagttttcactgcagaggCAAACGCTCTACTACTGGCACTGAAGTTTATTGAGACTGCTCCACAAAAATTGTTTTAATAACTGATTaaaaatcatgtcttgaagcattggaagctactaaaactgatcacccaacaatcgtgaagattttaatcaaacttgtcatctcttgaagcaaagagttttaatactattttctgctgggtacctggacactctggaatctccggtaatgaacaagcagacagagctgccagagaagcactatctactgaaccagtaaaatgccctatacctcccacagatctgaaaccaactctgaatgtatatatcaaaaacaaatggcagtcagagtgggatcaatgtttaaacaacaaattacgagaaataaatcttgttgttggaacgagatatgtgttcctttttaataatcgctgggatcaagtcatttatacacgataggacatacaagactcGCACACCAATTTGtactatcaggagaaaattcaccaaagtgctcatcttgtcagaacccactatccattaaacatattttactggactgtcatacatctacacatctgaggaacctgtattattcagtggattttttgaaaaggtttttaatcaagtgaagccaaatttagttttaaggtttttaggaaaaattaatcttaaacacctcatttaacttatttaactattttaaataactataCCTGGTTCCCGCCATGAATAAAGCCATAGAAGCTGGTATggtgtaaaaaatgaaagaaacaaacaaacatcatgGCTCTACAATTATTGTTTGGAAATAAcacaaatagaatagaaaatatttacatgaaaattattataaactAAAGTGACCCACTTTTTATTAGGTTTCTTTAAAGGATAGttgattcaaaaatgaaaattctctcatcatttaccctcatgccatcccagatgtgtatgactttctttcttctgctgaacacaaacgaagatttttagaagaatatttcagtgctgtagatccatacaatgcaattgaatgggtaccaaaatgttgaagctccaaaaagcacataaaggcagcatgaaagtaagccataagactccagtggttgaatcaagCAAttggataggtgtgggtgagaaaccaatcaatatttaagtctagtttgctagaaattcttcttcctgcccagcagggggcgtatgcatgaagaatgtgaatcaccaaaaacacaagaagaatgtgaaagttaaagtggagattgactgagcagggaggagaatttgtagtaaaaattgactataatattgatctgtttcacacccacacctatcaaatcgcttctgaagacattgatttaaccactggagttgtatgtattacttttatgcagacctatgtgatttttggagcttcaaaatgtttgcACCCATTCAATTGTATCTGCATAgaccaggggtcagcaacctatggtaCGCATGCCAGCATTAGCACGCGGAgcggtaatcactggcacaccagcaacggCGCGAGAGGAGTagactgttttatttatatgaagttctccacctgcattccaatccacatcttgatgtaatccttccatatgatcacacagcatgttttcatgagctgaatgggaggctaaacaaaatgttaaaatgtaacgagactgcagtatacccaacagacttgtgcagagcgtgcaagccattcacacatcacaaGCCAGCAGCGcctcactttcggttaatcgcgtgAGTAAACGTGCCCGGtttgcttcagtcaggctgcgcggatgacagcctacattccgtgtttcatttttgctttcagaacaacacgtgatgtaataaggaaaacaccactattaatccttgagatttccaacccagcatacaggtacacccttcTTAAACCATAGTCGCACTCAAAATTACAGGTCGGCACAGCcgttgaccaggaaaataaaaaatggcactccatgtcaaaaaggttgctgaccccttgtatagaccaaaagagctgagatattcttctaaaaatcttcatttgtgttatgccCATACAGACATGCACACAGACCTGCGATATCTTGATCTTGGCAATTGAAGTCAGCTGGCTGACTTTATAGATGTCTAAACAATGTATTATTTGCTATATTTACTATAATATTTGTCTAATATTTAGATTAGAAAGGTCACCATAGCACTGTTTGTCTCTGTAGGTGGAGGAGAAGAGCAGGCTGCTGCTGCTACAGTGTGTGCTCTCCTGTGTGTGCAGCTCGGGGCCGGAGTGGAAGGCGAGGAGGGCTTCAAGATTCTCCGCCCCATCCTCAGCTCCATCCTGATTGACAGCTGTGCCAGTCTGTCAGCACGACAGAGTGTGAGTGGTGCcccaaaaatgtttacatttcacatcCTTTACATTTGTAAAAGTTCTAATGgatcaattaatttaattgttttcctCTGTCTCTGCATTTTTGTCAGTGTGCTCGAGCTCTGGGTTTGTGCTGCTATGTGTCTGCCTCAGAAGATGCAGAGGTACAATTCGTTCTGATCATCTTACAAAACCTGTGCCAAATTGATCGATTTGAGCATCTTGTAAAATGCATATGAATATTTATAGATCTGCATGTTTAAGTATGATTTTTGTTAAATGCACTGCTTCTTGACATTTAATGCCTCTTTGTCTTAGGACCTGGTGAAATCTCTTGGACATTtagagagtgtgtttgtaggtGCGTATCCTCTGGGTGATGGCACTCTGCCTTCTGTCAAAGCTGGGACCCCTGCTCTCCACAGCGCCGCCCTGAAGGCTTGGGCACTGCTCTGCACCCTCTGCCCTGCATCTCATATCAACAGCATTCTTAACCAGTGAGTCTGCCACTCAAATACAAGAAAACAGACACCTGTATGCACTGAATCAACAATTCAAAAGCTTAACAGTAACCTAGTTGTTTTGTGGCCTGTTTCCCTGCAAAGTCATAATCTAATGCAAGTCTGAAATCCAAGTCAATGAATTAATAATGGTCTAATTATGTTTTGGCAATGCCTTAATCAGGTTCTACAGCTATGTGATAATACTCTGATTGAGAGTAAAGATATCTTCTGTTGTCTGTAAtatgatctctctctctgtctttttcagTCACTTGCCGCGTCTGCATGCGTGTTTAGAGAGCAGCGAGGTGAACTTCCGAATTGCTGTGGGGGAGACTATTGCTCTACTCTATGAACTTGGACGTGACATTGATCAGGTgtgtattgtaaagtgtaaaacggtattgactgtgtgtgtgtgtgtgcgcgcgcatgtatgtgtgtttgattgCAAATGTTTATGCTTGCACATGTAATGTGTGATGTGTTTTAGGAGTTTGAGTACGAGGACTGTGATGCGTTGTGTGACAGTCTAAAGAGTCTTGCGACTGATGGAAATAAACATCGTGCTAAAAACGACCGCAGGAAACAGCGCTCAATCTTCAGAGAGGTGCTGCACTACATTGAGGTAAGAACTGTGACCTCAGACCTCATTGTGAACACCCTGACTGCTTGTTTTTGTATGATATTAGTTAATAATGGTGGTCGTTTTATCAGCATAGCATACATTGCTAATAATGTTACATAATGTGAAAGCGGAGACTTTGttgtaccaaaaaaaataaaaaatacataaaacacaaCTAAATATTTGTGTAATTTGCTTAgtttgctcaatgcaacttcaGTGTATTGCATAATTTAAGATTTGTTAATTTAGCAGACATGAATGTGAGATCAaaccttgcatttcttgaattcaagcagatggagggctatatctgttatatttattatcaatctgttTCTGCCTAaattacagttagtgttactatagtcaattcaagggtggtgatgtagaattctgtgctgaattcaaatggttttcACTTCTcacgccttgcttctcactgattctcgcaaagctgcgaATTTAAGAactcgagctttaagagctttgtgctcgtgctgctctgtccattgagccgtatccatctacagagccatacaggtgcattagccgagattgtgcctccacctgtgtatttgacactgctaaaccagatacttctgatgcatcgctagacttcaaaatcagttgaactgcggtacaaatgcgtaccaacccatataattgagaaccaactgacaTACTCAaagtctagataaatgttttaatgcaaagaggaactggatgatagatttgattattatgagtgataaacgcaccccatttgtaacctaacacccccctctctgctaatttgctctcagcaccccctggcaaCCTTTGAACGCCCCATGAGGGGGCGGTACCGCCCCCAGTGAGAATCCCTGCAATAGACTAATCATTCCCTTTCCTGTTTTCAGAATGATGATTTCACAGAGGAAAAGATCAAGTTTGGGATTGAGACCATATACATCGATGGGTGGATGCGCCACAGGATATATGATGCCTTTAAGGAGGTGCTTGAGTCTGGAGTCAGATACCAACTACAGGTGCGGAGGACCAACTGCAACTGTCTGTTTGCATATGTATTACTATGAACATTAGTTGCACGAGTAACTTCGTAGCAGATCATATTTGATTTTACAGGCTAACATTTTAGTCATAAGCTTCCTAATAGAGTTGTTTTCTCATATGTAGTATATTtcatgtagaattttttttttttttgtttgttttttttgtgtgtgtgtgtgtgtgtagtttaaTCCATTGCTGAGGGATATTTTTGGTCTGGGCCCACCTCTCATCCTGGATGCCTCTGTCAAAGCCAACAGGATCTCCCGCACAGAGAGGGTAACCTTTAAAATTTGCATATTTAAAGTCACCTTTTGGATAGTCacccaaacattaaaattctctcatcatttactcaccctcatggcatcccagatttgtatgactttctttcttctgctgaacacaaatgaagaatttttttaaataatatttcggctctgtaggtccttac
This is a stretch of genomic DNA from Myxocyprinus asiaticus isolate MX2 ecotype Aquarium Trade chromosome 24, UBuf_Myxa_2, whole genome shotgun sequence. It encodes these proteins:
- the ifrd2 gene encoding interferon-related developmental regulator 2 isoform X1, translated to MPRSKKGKRGGTGSSKGSLRQEVLQLQLSKTAVSRPGRNGGRGESGLSDDDLASEVLSHYSSASESASVLEEGIGEVVEEQTAQEETEDKLKQCIDNLMDKSAKTRLAALESLRLAFSSRVLYDFLLDRRFTISDCLERSLRKGGGEEQAAAATVCALLCVQLGAGVEGEEGFKILRPILSSILIDSCASLSARQSCARALGLCCYVSASEDAEDLVKSLGHLESVFVGAYPLGDGTLPSVKAGTPALHSAALKAWALLCTLCPASHINSILNHHLPRLHACLESSEVNFRIAVGETIALLYELGRDIDQEFEYEDCDALCDSLKSLATDGNKHRAKNDRRKQRSIFREVLHYIENDDFTEEKIKFGIETIYIDGWMRHRIYDAFKEVLESGVRYQLQFNPLLRDIFGLGPPLILDASVKANRISRTERHLFNSAAFKARTKLRNKVRDKRADVM
- the ifrd2 gene encoding interferon-related developmental regulator 2 isoform X4, with the translated sequence MKNYQQFIDLRNSGRNGGRGESGLSDDDLASEVLSHYSSASESASVLEEGIGEVVEEQTAQEETEDKLKQCIDNLMDKSAKTRLAALESLRLAFSSRVLYDFLLDRRFTISDCLERSLRKGGGEEQAAAATVCALLCVQLGAGVEGEEGFKILRPILSSILIDSCASLSARQSCARALGLCCYVSASEDAEDLVKSLGHLESVFVGAYPLGDGTLPSVKAGTPALHSAALKAWALLCTLCPASHINSILNHHLPRLHACLESSEVNFRIAVGETIALLYELGRDIDQEFEYEDCDALCDSLKSLATDGNKHRAKNDRRKQRSIFREVLHYIENDDFTEEKIKFGIETIYIDGWMRHRIYDAFKEVLESGVRYQLQFNPLLRDIFGLGPPLILDASVKANRISRTERHLFNSAAFKARTKLRNKVRDKRADVM
- the ifrd2 gene encoding interferon-related developmental regulator 2 isoform X3 — protein: MPRSKKGKRGGTGSRRNGGRGESGLSDDDLASEVLSHYSSASESASVLEEGIGEVVEEQTAQEETEDKLKQCIDNLMDKSAKTRLAALESLRLAFSSRVLYDFLLDRRFTISDCLERSLRKGGGEEQAAAATVCALLCVQLGAGVEGEEGFKILRPILSSILIDSCASLSARQSCARALGLCCYVSASEDAEDLVKSLGHLESVFVGAYPLGDGTLPSVKAGTPALHSAALKAWALLCTLCPASHINSILNHHLPRLHACLESSEVNFRIAVGETIALLYELGRDIDQEFEYEDCDALCDSLKSLATDGNKHRAKNDRRKQRSIFREVLHYIENDDFTEEKIKFGIETIYIDGWMRHRIYDAFKEVLESGVRYQLQFNPLLRDIFGLGPPLILDASVKANRISRTERHLFNSAAFKARTKLRNKVRDKRADVM
- the ifrd2 gene encoding interferon-related developmental regulator 2 isoform X2, yielding MPRSKKGKRGGTGSSKGRNGGRGESGLSDDDLASEVLSHYSSASESASVLEEGIGEVVEEQTAQEETEDKLKQCIDNLMDKSAKTRLAALESLRLAFSSRVLYDFLLDRRFTISDCLERSLRKGGGEEQAAAATVCALLCVQLGAGVEGEEGFKILRPILSSILIDSCASLSARQSCARALGLCCYVSASEDAEDLVKSLGHLESVFVGAYPLGDGTLPSVKAGTPALHSAALKAWALLCTLCPASHINSILNHHLPRLHACLESSEVNFRIAVGETIALLYELGRDIDQEFEYEDCDALCDSLKSLATDGNKHRAKNDRRKQRSIFREVLHYIENDDFTEEKIKFGIETIYIDGWMRHRIYDAFKEVLESGVRYQLQFNPLLRDIFGLGPPLILDASVKANRISRTERHLFNSAAFKARTKLRNKVRDKRADVM